The nucleotide sequence tacaaaaggtttccccatgtaacggtctgctagagggtgtggagggccatagccccgtcccccagggcatgaagcaggcatggaggagatccaggctccagacatccagaggccccagagtgtgagagcccaaggagtaccaccggaggggcatccgtgccaccctcctgggaagggctgaggagatccccagacaaggggtcacccagtagccacggagcagaagccagagggggctgcaccggcgtgcccgccggctctgccggcagccagctgtgccagagtgaaccgagttgcaggccccgaggccggaggcccgagggccccctttgccccggaagaggcctgaccgagcgacaggcaccaggccccgccaagtagccaccgggagtgagctggtgcatacctgagcgcccagccccggacaccaagaaccaccaatgcaccaacccctgagggcatcagttaccggcagggagtgtggtgaggggagataggcctccacactttggagggcctgggagttcccagggaggtggagtctaagacccgacctgacatatagacacagacaaacaggcacacacagacacaaacatgctttcccaccctcatgcacacatatacaaacactcagcactcacccaaatCACCTAAATCTGTCCATTTTCTGAACTGATTATTCATTTCAGGGTCATGGGGCACATAGACAGACAAGCATTctcgctcacattcacaccaatagccaatttagaatcaccatttAATCTAGCACTACTTATAATTACTTATAAAGTAATTATAAGTAATACCTTGCTGTAGACATACACATTTAATTGCAGGCTACGTTTTAAAGTTTTATCACTATGGTCACATAATGTTAGTCTTGGAAGTTAGGGTTATTTTCATAGACTGGACACACCTCTCGTAGACCTGCTGTTTTCACAAGCTGAGGAGTAAACTCAACTTGAAAATGAAGTTCATGTCTAAAAATGGAGCTGTTTAATATATAATTACATAATAGCAATCTTTGAGAGACTCACATAGTCACTGTATGATTTCTGTCTGCACCAGAGTTACCAGTGACTGGCTTGCAGAGCTGTTTGCCAGAAAGCGAATGTCAGTGCAGTGGCATCCTGGATCCCAGAgcaaagacctcagagctgtaCACTTATACTTGTATCCCTTAGAAGAGCTTATTATATTAGCAGCCAATGGAAAACAGGGGCGATAGCTTATCTAGCTCACAGTTTCCTGCAACTAAAGATAGGAAAgggcaaatattttttgttcCACAATTGGCTGGTACATCCACTGAACTGTAAACGTAAGAAAACGTCGAGAGGCATAGGCAGGGCAATGCTGAAATGGTCAGTTTGAATACTTAAACCCATATCaatgacatttaaaataaaaaaataaaaataataatgattgtAAAAGAGGAAACCCGTTAACCTAGCTGGCATACTTATTATAcatattaatttttaaatatcTGTTAAGTCGTTTAAAACTACAATTCGGAGCCATAGTTAACATGTGGCGCCTTAGATTTCTTAACGGTAACTGCAGAGAATGGAGGCCGTATCACAGAAACTGTACTGATTTTATGCCGCCATCTAGCGGCCACACATCATATTGCACCGTGGACACCCATAAGTCGTGACACTTAACTAAATGAGAAGAAAAGCTTTTCGTTTTCAGTTTCTACTTCTTTTTCAATAATACATATTACGACATATTACGTGCAATTTTCACGCATTCTtcagtaatttttaaaaaaaaaaaatataacaatgtAAAATAGGCACTACTTTACATTTTTTGCATTGGAAAACAATGAGTGAACTGTGTTTCATTGCACTGTAGATTGTTTCAGTTCAAACTGTTAAGAAAAAtatgttgaattcagttgtgcatttctgtttttacagtcACGTCTGTGTTGTTTTACATGCATGCAAAAattaagtatttaaaaaaaatctgtatttttgtgAACTAAATCGATACATAATTGCGTGCTGATAATATCAAACCTTTCATTGTGTAATATTTTTATACTAATCGATTCTACATACTCTGTCTAAATGACTGAGATTACATATACTCAGGAATGATAGGAGACTTATtattctttattaaaaaaaaccacacagaaacactgatcCTTTTTGCAATGagtaatttattgtttttatttttgtataaaatCTTTTGTGTCCACTTTAGGCAACAGTTAGCATGAGAGTAGTTCTCACAGCTGTTAGATGAAGTCTAAACTTATCAGTCTTCTCAACAATCACACACCCCATTCACgcagagaaaacacacaatCACATAGTGTACTGGAGTTAATTCAGTGCAGTGGTCCCAAACCTAAGTCTATTAGTAGAAAGCCGAGGACAAAAGCTCAACAATAGGCAGCTTGTAATCATCATCACTTCAAAGATGGTACTATATCAAGGCAAGTCACGCAAACACAAAGAGCCACAATAAATCTGCAGCCTCACAATAACTAGAGGAGACTGCTTTGTTAGAATCTGATGGATGAAAGCATCATTTAATTAGGTTTGAAACCACTGCTTTGGTGCAACTTGTAAGCAGATTTAGATTAAgacaatttcaaaacaaaaaaggcaaagaaacaCATCAGACATCTCATACACAGCAGCATATCCTGTGTTAGGCGAGCAGTTACACAAAGCAACAGCTGTAATTATAGGCAACAAAACAAAGGACTGATTTTGTGTAAGAAGAGTCGGCACGCTTACGGAGATCAGTATTAATCAGAccgagattaaaaaaaagacaccgAAAGAGCAGAAATGCGATACGATTGCATTTACATAATCATGAGACACCTCATTCCATAATCACCACATTAATGATTTTTGCAGTGCAGTAGCTATTGCGTTCCTACGAGAGGCTCTCTGGTGCTTCTTACATCAATCAAGTGGAGAAACATTGTTTCTCGTGGTGATAGGGAGGAGATCCTGTAAACTGTAAATCTGTAACATCAGCACCTGTCATGAATGAAATGCGTGTCCTCGCCAGCACCTCCCAATCTCTAATACAGTACATACCTTCCTCCCTCACTTAGACGTACAAATGTAAAGTAGGTgtacacacactcgcacacataCAGACGGAACATAAAACACGCAAATTCAGGTCGATGTCAATCTGATCCATAAATTACTAGCATCACATTGTTTCATATAACTACTTCCAACAGCACAAGCCTCAGTTTGACTTTGACTCTTACTGCTGTTTTCTTCTTGGGAAATTTGACTCGATTCAAAATCTTTGCTTTCTTATAGAACATCAATTAAAAAAGACTAGGAAGAGCTATTCTggcaactcatcataacatgaCATTATAATGTAGCAggatgaaaaaaaattacatttcctTTCATTCCCAAAGAAAACGAACTGCAACGACTTCAACTTCAAAACCAATAGTATAGTATCCACAAATGACACATTACTCGGAGAAATAATGTCATAGGCATTGCAACTAcaagtaaactttttttttttgacaaatcGACTGCATTTGTACGAGCAGTCCAAAGTGAGTAACAACTACAGCCAGTGCtaatttctgctcttttttttaattgtttttcctcctcctctcaatGAGACAGAGCCACATTTGCTGCCCTCATTTCGCAATGTGCATACAGATCAAAGAAACTTCATCTCTGTCCTGCACATTGCAAATGCATATACAGTACACAAAAACAAGTATTTCCAGGATTATTAGGTCTATTTTCAGGGGAAGGTTGGATCGGAGGCCTTCATTTGGCTTGACTACAGCGTGAGTTTGCTGTAATGGAAAGTGAGCCAGTAAAGTATTGAAATACACCAGCTTCTTGCGcgctgaaaaaacaatttgtgtttAGTGTTGACACCTTTACACATCACAAAACAAAAGGCTTATGTCAGCATTCACACACTGTATTTTCTGTTTGCTGCGCTGGAAATTAACAAAACACTACTCGCTGTACTCCTAATCGACTCCTACGCACAAGTGTTTCcgtgtttttttccattaagGCCGCATTCATCACCCCCAACAGAATTACCTACAATGTTGTCTTTGAACTGCATCCATATTACTTCTGGGGAGTGATCTGTATGTGCTTTCAGCATCTCTCCTCCTTTGTGTAACACTCAAGCtcattcttcacatattttATTGACAGTCACTATAACAGACCTGTAGTTATTTATGATAATAGCAGTAATACATGTAAAATGTGTAATTTACTCATCTTAGATGAAGCTATTGTGCAAATTATCTGCAGAGACGCTAGTACTAAACTTCAGGAGGCAGTGGATCTACTTCTTTCTTCATGCACGACTGCTCTTGGCACTGTTCTTCCGGGATCTTCTGCTGAGGACTCGCAGGCCTCTCCTCCACTGCTGCCACGCATTCCTCTGAGCACAGAATAACATCGGTCAAAGGCTTGTCTTCATGCTTATCTTCCTTCAgctcctctcctccttcttGTTTCCTTTCCGCAAACTCATCTTCTCTTGGATCTTGTTCTCTCACCAAAGGCTCCTCCTGTTCAGCTTCCTCTGTTCTGGGCAGCGTCTCAAAGGCTCCAGGCTCTATGGGACTGAGTTGATAGTAGAGCAGGGAAGAGGAGTCTTTGAGGAGGTCAGAAGGGCTCTCCTCCTGGTTGTCAGTGATGCACAAGACCGTAGCCCCTGTAGGGAAAGGCCCCTGCAGGAGGACCTGCTCAACACCTGGAACCTCTGCCTGCTCAGGCAGCTCCCCTCCCAAGGCACTGGGTAGGAGGCAGAGAGGCTGCTCTGTGAGCCCATCAGCACTCAGCTCTGGCTGCACTGTTTCCCCTTcagcctcctccctctccctcctctcctgctcTTCTGCGCTCTGCAGGTGCAGCACGGCTGTCTCGTTCTCCCTCTCCAGTATATCCTGCTCCGCCAGAAGATCCTGAACCTCCACGACCGACTGCACCTCGCTCTCCTCCAGCTCCGAGTCCAGGCCAGCGACTGAAGAAAGGTCCGGTGAAGTGGGACACGTGGAGGAGGGGGAAGACAGTGGGTCTGATTCAGCATACTGGTCTCCTGTTCCTTGTATGAGCATCCTCCTCTTCTCCACGTCCAGCTTCATGATGGTGTGCAGGTAGTGAGTTCTGACACGTAGAGGGTTGAATTCGATACGACCTGCTACGTTGCCGCAGCCATCCCTAGAGCAGCCACACGGGAAAGACATTCGATCCACCTGAAGAATAAGGCAGACGTCATTTACTCTCATTTCATCTTGAAAGTAAAATGCTTAAATACTGATTAAATTTACATAAGTTATGAAAGTGTTTACGGTTGTTCAGGAGATCTACGAAAATCTAGGAAATCATGGCAATCAAGAGATAATCTGGTTACTGTGCAACAAGTCAGGCTGAGACAGAGATGTACTTCCTCCTAACAGGTAAAAATATAAGCAAATGAGACAAAAGATTCAGGTTATTATTTATACACCAGgtgtataaataaatgataacaCAATGTCTGATTTACCGCTTCATTCCAATGTTTTAGGGATTCTGATTTCACTGCACTGATCAATAAAAGCATGCAGCCGGTTCTGGATCAGATAACAGCATTGTAATAGTGAGAAAAGAGATAACAGAGCAAGCAGAATAAAGCATCTGCCTCTATAAAACACATCAAGTGAGTAAATTCTCAAAACTTTAACAAAGTTACGCAACACAGCTTGCCTATGCATTCATGTTTTTGAGGTGATACTGTTTAACTTGCTGCttaaaaatgaccaaagaatAAAGATATTCTTATTAGAACCACTGAACTGCTTTATTTAGCTGTCATATATCTGCTCCACAGTTAAATGGGACCTTCCTTTCCCCGTGTTCCATCTACCCACCAGATTTCATGAAAAATGCTAGAAACTGGctttgtatttagttttttggttgttttttttcatgatcgtgctgaaaagaagagaaaatg is from Oreochromis niloticus isolate F11D_XX linkage group LG20, O_niloticus_UMD_NMBU, whole genome shotgun sequence and encodes:
- the csrnp2 gene encoding cysteine/serine-rich nuclear protein 2, with amino-acid sequence MEAGSSLSLKRRYEEVDNSSPFSTPKDSDDDISSSDSADSCDSLNPPSSTAFTPTSILRQHKPSPGGKRVRFDLVTVYYFPRRQGFTSVPSQGGSSLGMARHHSSIRHYTLGEFAREQETSHRHTLRQHLRQEKLNARKMKLTRNGTVECAQAELLTLDDVSDEDLDVDGVEVDDCFFLQPLPTKRRRALLRASGITRIDAREKAELRAIRLSREECGCDCRLYCDPRHCGCSQAGIKCQVDRMSFPCGCSRDGCGNVAGRIEFNPLRVRTHYLHTIMKLDVEKRRMLIQGTGDQYAESDPLSSPSSTCPTSPDLSSVAGLDSELEESEVQSVVEVQDLLAEQDILERENETAVLHLQSAEEQERREREEAEGETVQPELSADGLTEQPLCLLPSALGGELPEQAEVPGVEQVLLQGPFPTGATVLCITDNQEESPSDLLKDSSSLLYYQLSPIEPGAFETLPRTEEAEQEEPLVREQDPREDEFAERKQEGGEELKEDKHEDKPLTDVILCSEECVAAVEERPASPQQKIPEEQCQEQSCMKKEVDPLPPEV